In Musa acuminata AAA Group cultivar baxijiao chromosome BXJ3-9, Cavendish_Baxijiao_AAA, whole genome shotgun sequence, a single genomic region encodes these proteins:
- the LOC135649513 gene encoding putative pentatricopeptide repeat-containing protein At3g05240 produces MIQKQDLLSLIEACRSVRQLRQLHGLMVATALVHDVVPLSRLIDFCVDSPHRDIAYARALFAWAPAPTTYMWNSMIRGLSDGDEPEAALALYADMHRHGRSPDHFTFPFALKACSRVPDPSFGRCVHGRVVKAGYEADVYVSSTLIHMYVSCGDIPSATSLFRNAVNRNIVTWTTMIAGYAENDRAGEAIRLFSEMELEGVEPNEITMVHVLVACAQSRDLETGRRIHARLRRAGADSITSNLVLATALLDMYARCGSLKTSRHLFDKMTVKNEVSWNSMINGYNQYGRPNEVLQLFKEMRDAGLKPDKVTLLSLLGACADIGALRLGQEIHACVEKTIGSGDVAIGTSLVDMYAKTGDAQSALRIFASLEGRKDVMAWTSMILGLATHGHGKEAIDLFVEMTQHGVAPDDITFIGVLTACSHAGMVDEGRKYLEAMEKLYGMEPRMEHYGCVVDLLSRAGRLAEAERIVRSMPIEPSSTIWSSMLSGCDIHGDVALAERIGDQLAQSKPQGSGTSVLISNIYAGAGRWREVDKARRLMWKKGLKKTHGCSSI; encoded by the coding sequence ATGATACAGAAACAGGACTTGCTTTCATTGATAGAAGCATGCAGAAGCGTGCGGCAGCTGAGGCAGCTCCATGGCCTCATGGTCGCCACCGCCCTCGTTCACGACGTCGTCCCCCTGAGCCGCCTCATCGACTTCTGCGTCGACTCTCCACACAGGGACATCGCCTACGCCCGCGCCCTCTTCGCCTGGGCTCCCGCGCCCACCACCTACATGTGGAACTCCATGATACGCGGCCTCTCCGACGGTGATGAGCCAGAGGCTGCTCTCGCCCTGTACGCCGACATGCATCGCCACGGCCGCTCCCCGGACCACTTCACGTTCCCCTTCGCGCTCAAAGCTTGCTCCCGGGTCCCCGACCCCTCGTTCGGCCGGTGCGTCCATGGCCGCGTGGTGAAAGCTGGGTACGAAGCGGATGTGTACGTTTCCAGCACTTTGATCCACATGTACGTCTCCTGCGGCGATATACCGTCGGCGACGTCGTTGTTCCGGAACGCCGTGAATCGGAACATCGTTACCTGGACAACGATGATCGCAGGTTACGCCGAGAACGATCGGGCCGGCGAAGCAATACGCCTGTTCAGCGAGATGGAGCTCGAAGGCGTGGAGCCGAATGAGATTACCATGGTGCATGTCCTGGTGGCGTGTGCTCAGAGCAGGGATCTGGAGACCGGAAGACGGATCCATGCTCGACTCCGTAGGGCGGGAGCGGATTCAATCACATCCAACCTTGTTCTTGCCACGGCCCTTTTGGACATGTACGCACGCTGTGGCAGCTTGAAAACCTCACGCCATCTTTTCGACAAAATGACTGTGAAGAATGAGGTCTCTTGGAATTCGATGATTAACGGATATAACCAGTACGGTCGGCCGAATGAGGTGCTACAACTCTTCAAAGAGATGCGCGACGCCGGCCTGAAACCAGACAAGGTCACCTTGCTGAGCTTGTTGGGTGCTTGTGCTGATATAGGAGCACTGCGTTTAGGCCAGGAGATCCACGCGTGCGTGGAGAAGACGATCGGCAGCGGGGATGTCGCCATTGGTACTTCCCTCGTGGACATGTATGCCAAGACCGGGGACGCACAAAGCGCGCTTCGAATCTTTGCAAGTCTGGAAGGGAGGAAGGATGTGATGGCATGGACCAGCATGATCCTGGGGCTGGCCACGCACGGTCACGGCAAGGAAGCCATCGACCTGTTCGTCGAAATGACGCAGCACGGCGTTGCTCCCGACGACATTACCTTCATAggcgtgctcaccgcctgcagccatGCAGGAATGGTCGACGAAGGCCGCAAGTACTTGGAGGCCATGGAGAAGCTTtacggcatggagccgaggatggAACACTACGGGTGCGTGGTGGACCTCTTGAGTCGAGCTGGGCGCTTAGCGGAGGCGGAGAGAATAGTTCGGTCGATGCCCATCGAGCCGAGCAGCACGATCTGGAGCAGCATGTTAAGCGGGTGTGACATCCATGGCGATGTTGCGCTCGCAGAAAGGATCGGAGATCAGCTGGCCCAATCCAAGCCTCAGGGCAGCGGGACGAGTGTGCTTATCTCGAACATCTACGCAGGTGCCGGAAGGTGGCGAGAGGTGGACAAGGCGAGAAGACTGATGTGGAAGAAAGGGCTGAAGAAGACTCATGGCTGCAGCTCCATTTGA